The Candidatus Berkiella aquae sequence TCCATTTTTTGTGAAATTTCAATAAATTTTGTTGAGCTACAGGTTTCCCAACTGTACCAACCTGGTTCAAAAAACAATTCACACATCGGAAATTCATTTTTAAACCAAGATTCATAAAATTTTGCATTGTTGTGCAACGTAAATCCAGAAGTATCTGGATAGGTAACAGAATAATTAAAGTAGGTGATGGCTAATTTGTCTTGTAAGGGTTGTATAAGCTTTTGAACCGTTGACTGCGCTTCGTAAGAAATATGGTTTTCAGGCAAGAATGAGGTTTTATTTAAAGTACTCGCTGAGTGCATATGCTCGCCCACCAATAATTTGACTATACCTGGAAATCAGTAAACGCCAAATATTATAGGTTTTTTCCTTACAACACTATGATCAACAGCACCAACGTCGAATCTTCCCGATAAATGGCAGTGATTAATCATTCACAGAACTTCTTGACATGACAAACCTATTCGAACGGATAACAATTAAGCGATATAACTACATATTTGCGCGAGTAAGGCATGCATTATGAAACGTGGAGCAACGACAGAACTTAAAAATGATCATAAAAAAATAAAATATGATTTAATTGAACTTCAGCGACAATTTGATGAAGTGGCATCAACAATAAAAAACATTACAGACGAAAATAGAGATAAAATACTATATGAAATTAACCATTTTCTATCAAAACAGCCCATTGAACATCTTGATGTAAATAATTTTCTACAAACTATTGCTACCAATTCAAAAAAAATGATTGTAAGTGCTCAATCTGCTACTTTAGTTCTTGAAATACTTGAAAAGATCATATCGGAAAATATCGAAAAAATTAATTGGCACACAACATCGCTTACGCTTGATCCTTATTCAGGTCTACCATTGTTTATGTTGATACCAGTTCTTCTAGAAGATGCGCTTAGAGGTAAATTACCAGAAAAAAATGTAATATTTTTAGTAAAAGTACTTAATGAGTTTATAGCTAACCCAAACTTGAAAATAGATTGGTCCTTTAATACTAAGTTAAACATGACTTTGCCCGCATGGTGTATGTTGGTAATGATTGCGGAACGGGCAAAGCCAGAATTTTTGCAAAACTTTATCTATAATAGCCAATATCATGGAGTCATTGGTATGTGGGAGCCTGAACTTGATTCAGACTCATTAATCGAATTATTATGCAATCATGGAACTCCAGCTTCTCGTAGATTGGCTGGCCAACTGTACTTACTCAATAAAAATCTCGCAAATTGTAACTCTAATGATTCAACGAATAAATTAATAAAAGAAATTAATTTATTCGTCAACAATCTCTCCGCTAAGTTATGGCATTTTAATAGCCTCTGTAAAGATCTGCCAGAAGATATCGTAAAAGTCTTAAATTGTCATATCATTATCGAAGAATTAAATGATTACCTGACTGATGGGACTGATGGGACTAATGAACAAAAAGAAGCCTTTGCTTGGTACCTCCTCACTTCAGGACGGTTTAATTACCAACCAGAGCAAGCTGAAATTGATAAAGGCAATGTTGATTCTGCTTCTTTACAAAATCTCCTAGATAAAAAATCGTATGATTTTACCTCTATCTTAGCTACTAGTGATTATCGGGACATGCGACCTATGTCGCAACTTGCTTTATTCTCTCATCCTAATTTTAATTCTACTGTTCATAAAAGAATATCAAAGGCGTTGGATGATTTAAGAAGCGAACGCAAATTACCTAGTTTTTTAAATTATTATCAAAGGGAGAATATTACTCATGTTATATCTAGCATGAACAATGATTTCACTTTGGCTGACATTAAGAAAACCATTCAATCGGCAATGAAGTAACGTAATAGGGGGAATCACAATTTCCCCCTTTTTTAACCTTTTCCTCGAGTTTTATTAATTCCCTTCACGCAATCTTTCTCAATATGTTCAATAATCATATCGGCGACATCTTTGCGCGTAACGCGTTCAATTCCTTGTAAACCAGGAGATGAATTCACTTCTAACACCAATGGGCCTTGTTCAGAACGAATCAAATCAACCCCTGCTACATTCAAGCCCATCACTTTAGCGGCCTTAAGGGCCAACGCGCGTTCTTCTGGTAGTAGTTTTACAATGCTGGCAGTACCACCGCGATGTAAGTTTGAACGAAAATCGCCTTCTTTGGCCGTACGCATCATGGCTGCCACAACGCGCTCACCAACCACAAAGCAGCGAATATCAGAACCACCTGATTCTTTAATGTATTCTTGCACTAAGAAATTGGCATTGAGGCCACGAAAAGCATTAATAACCCCTTCTGCGGCTTTTTCAGTTTCAGCTAAAACGATCCCTTGACCATGGGTACTTTCCATTAATTTTACAATTAACGGCGCGCCGCCAACAAACGCAATCAATTCATCGGTTGCATCAGCTGAGTGCGCATAGCCGGTAATTGGCATGCCTACTCCTTTACGGGCGAGCAATTGATGAGCACGTAATTTATCGCGTGAACGGGATATGGCTATCGATTCATTCACCGAATAGACTCCACCCACTTCAAATTGCCGTAATACGGCTGTCCCGTAAGCGGTAACAGAAGCACCAATACGCGGAATAATCGCATCAAATTTAAGAACTTGTTTTTTATAATGAACCGATGGCTGATTCGCTGTGATGTTCATATAACACTTTAAAACATCGACCGTTTGCACTTCGTGGCCACGCTGTTCAGCTGCTTCAACTAAACGTTTGGTTGAATACAATTTAGCATCTCGCGATAAAATGCCAATTTTCATGCGATTTCCTTGTAGTTAGTAGCGTATAAATTCATTTCGGTTACCTTGCTCGGCAGCTACTTTTTGATCCCATTTCTTCTCCCAGTCGCTGGGTGGGTATTGTTTATGCCAAGCTAAAAATTGTTTTCGTTCGTCTTTGCTTAAGGGAATATCATATTTTTTAGACATATATAAATGGATACGCGCTATCATTCCTTTACGATGTAACGGTGGTACGACCTGTTTATATTCATCATCTATTAACATGCCACATTCTGGAAACTGTTGTGATGGCCTGACAATTTCATCTGTAAATCGGTAATTTTGTCGCGCTTTATTTAAATCTTCAACCGCCGGGACTAAATTATGCAAATCAGCTTCCATTTGTCGAAATTTTTTATCTTTTTGCCGACAACATTGGCGACCTCTTTTACCTTTGGTGCAGCCTTCCCCTCGCCAGCACGGTAACGATTTGCCATACCAAGAAACAGGAACCACATGCTCCCACGTAATATAACGTGCCCCGCGACTATTTTTCGGCTTAAAGTCGCAAGAACTAAAATCAATGATCCCGTGCTTATTGTATTTACAGCCACAGTAGAATGTTTCCCGGTGCTCTTGCCAGATTCTACGGGCTGTATATTTAGCCTCTGTATAATTTTGAATCGCCGCCATCGAGGATTGGCAAAGACACATAAAGCCAATGAAATACAATACTATGAAGTAATATTGCTTATTAAGTTTCAATCAAAATCATCCCGACTGGTAGGCGAAGGGAGCTATTTTACTGCATTTGAAGAAAATGTCGCCAATTTTTAATAGTATGTTGGCTACCTATATTGAAAATTGCTTAGCGAAAGCAAGCATTTGGGCCTTAGCCAACTTAGGAAAATATGCGATAATCGCTACTAATACCTATCTAATAAAAAAAATAGGATCAACTTTGTCAGTTAAATATAACTATTCTGCCATCCAGGTTGCAGTCGTTGGCTGCGGTAACTGGGGTAAAAATCTTATTCGGGTTTATCATGAACTCGGTGCACTCCATGCAGTATGCGATGCATCCCCCCAAAAGATGGCACAGTTTGAAGAATCCTTACGCATTAGGGCATGCAGTTTTGATGAACTCCTGAATTCAGCAATCGATGCGATTGTGATTGCAACACCATCGGTAACGCATTTTGAACTCGCACGTAAAGCCTTATTAGCTAAAAAACATGTTTATATTGAAAAACCCATAACACATCACCCAGAGCAAATTTTGCAATTGCAAGAACTTGCTGCTGAACACAACCTTCGTTTGATGGTGGGCCATCTTTTACAATATCACCCTGCCTTTTTGAAACTGAAAGCATTAAATGCAGAAGGTGTATTAGGGCAACTGCAATCTATTCATGCCACCCGCTTAAATTTTGGCAAGTTTCCGACCGAACAGAATGTCCTGTGGGATTATGCGCCACATGACATTTCGATGGTATTAGGGCTGATGCAGGAATTACCCACGAAAGTATTCGCTAGCAAAGAGAATCCTTTATCTCATACAACAGCAGATACAACGACTATCCATTTACATTTTGCGGATAACAAAAAAGCACGTGTGATCTCTTCTTGGGTACACCCTTTTAAAGAGCAAAAACTCATTGTGACTGGCAGCAAAGCTATAGTGATGTTAGACGATACCCAACCATGGGAACACAAATTGACACTTTTGAATTATCCCTGCGCATGGAACGATGGTTTACCCCAACCTTTTCAAGTTGAAAAAAACCCAATTCCATTGCTACCCGCAGAGCCGCTTAAAAATGAATGCGAGCATTTCTTGCAAGCAATATTGACACAAAGTGAACCTCTCACTGGCGCTGCTGAAGCGCTAAATGTAACAACGGTATTAGCTGCAGCAATCCAATCCATTGCCAGCGAGCAAATCATTACCCTTAAAGAAAAGCAACAACGAACCGCAATCCCTGAAGGAATTTATGCTTAAAGAAAAAATCGCCAAAATTGAGTTTATCGACTTGCATGCACAACGTCGTGCTTTAAAACATGCCATTCCCGGGGTTCTTGAACGCGTTCTTGAACATGGCGCTTTTATTCTCGGTCCAGAAGTACAGCAGCTCGAACAGCAATTAACCGAATATACCGGCGCTCAAGAGACTATCACTTGTAGTGATGGCACCGATGCGCTTCGTTTGCTATTAATGGCAAAAAATGTAGGCCCAGGTGACGCAGTATTTGTTCCTTCTTTTACCTTTGCTTCCAGTGCAGAAGTTATCGCACAAGCCAATGCAACACCGGTTTTTATTGATGTTTGCCCAACGACTTTCAATATAGATCCTCAAAGTTTAGTACAAGCGATTGAGACGCTTGATAAAAAATTAACTCCCAAAGGGATTATTGCGGTTGATTTGTTTGGTTTACCCGCCAATTACCCTGTGTTGCACGAAATAGCACAAAAGCATGATTTATGGGTCATCGCAGATTCCGCACAAAGTTTTGGTGGTGCTTACCAAGATAAAAAAGTAGGCAACTTAGCCGTCATGACCTCAACGAGCTTCTTTCCATCAAAGCCTTTAGCGTGCTATGGCGATGGTGGTGCGATTTTTACCAATGACAAAGAAGTCGCCAATACGCTACGTTCTTTACGTAACCATGGTTGCGGTAAACACCGTTATGATCATATTCATATTGGGATGAACAGCCGTTTAGATAGTATGCAAGCCGCTATTTTATTAGAAAAATTAGCGATATTCCCTCAAGAAAGAATGCGCCGAGAAGCCATTGCTTGCTTATATTCTCAAGTATTACCGTCCGATGTGAAAACGCCCAGCGTTTCACCGGATTATACCCATGCTTGGGGACTTTACTCTGTTTTGTGTGAAGCGCAAACACGAGATGGATTAATGCAACATTTGCAAGAATGTGGTGTTCCCAGCAACATTTACTACCGCAAACCACTTCATTTACAACCCGCTTATGCGCATTATCCACGTGCGAGTGAAAAATTAGCGGTAACCGAAAGAATCAGTGAACAGGTGTTAAGTTTACCCATGCACCCTTATTTGACGGATGAACAAGTGGCCTATGTGGGTGAGTGTGTTAAGGGGTATTTTAAATAATACCCAAACCATGTCATTTCTAAAAATTCTGTAATTCGTTTATGAATTAAGATAAAAATCCCCCGCTTGGTGCTCCCGGCTTCGCTAACGCTTCGCCGGACAAGTCGCACCAAGCTGCCCCCTTTTATTCAAAGGGGGCAATCGATTTTGTTCCCCACTCACTCCTGATGAGCGCAGCGAACCAATCGCCCTTTGAACAAAAGGGGGCGGCGAGCAAATACGAGCGGGGGATTTCTGCTAGCAATAACCCTTCTTTTGTTTCGAGTTCTCATAATATTCTTTGGCAATATCTGCTGCTGCAATGCACCCTGCACTAATAGCCATAATGTCAGGCTCTGTCACCAAGCGATAAGCAAAATAGCCATAAGTGAGTGCTTTAGCAGCATTTAATCCGACATTAGCGGCCAAATGATCTTGCTCGGCAGCTTTTGTTTCAAAATAATTATCAACCTCATCTGGTGCAAATCGGCTAGTATCATCGACATTATAACGATAGAAAAAACCTTTCATTGCTTTTACAAGCGAAATAACCACTTCATAAGCAGACGCAACGCTTCCCAAGCCTATCACAAATTCCCGCATGACAAACTCCTCGTTTTTTAAATTATTTTTATGACTTGTAGGGTAATATTATCTGAATAGGGTTTTTGCGACAATCGTTCTATTTGTTGCTGGAAGGCAGCTTCGAAATCTGGCGTGTTGGCTAATTTAACTATCTCTGTTATCGAGGTATCTGTCCAAAAACCATCGGTACATAATATTAAGGTTTCATCCCTGTTTAAAGGAGGATGAATAACGATATCGATATCCGGTTTTTCACGTAAATTTACCGTTCTTAGTAATTGATTTTGTTCAGGATGCTTTCCTATCTCATCTTCGGTAATCAAACCTTGTTCAAATAAATCCTGCACCAGAGTATGATCGGGCGTTCGCCATAACATGGTTTCAGGATTAACCCGATAAATACGCGAATCTCCGACATGCGCAGTAATCAGCAAAGATTCATTGAACCACGCCAAAACGAAGGTTGTATGCGTATCTAAAGGGCCAAATTCTTCTAAAATATTTTTACGCATCTTCTCATAAGATTTAAATAAAAAATCTTGTATGCCCTGTTCAGGGTTATTCTGAATAACAGATAACGAGCCTTGTACTTCACTCATCACCGCTTTACACAGAAAAGAAGAGGCGATTTCACCGCGTTGATGGCCACCTAAACCATCCGCAACGACAAAGCA is a genomic window containing:
- the rimK gene encoding 30S ribosomal protein S6--L-glutamate ligase → MKIGILSRDAKLYSTKRLVEAAEQRGHEVQTVDVLKCYMNITANQPSVHYKKQVLKFDAIIPRIGASVTAYGTAVLRQFEVGGVYSVNESIAISRSRDKLRAHQLLARKGVGMPITGYAHSADATDELIAFVGGAPLIVKLMESTHGQGIVLAETEKAAEGVINAFRGLNANFLVQEYIKESGGSDIRCFVVGERVVAAMMRTAKEGDFRSNLHRGGTASIVKLLPEERALALKAAKVMGLNVAGVDLIRSEQGPLVLEVNSSPGLQGIERVTRKDVADMIIEHIEKDCVKGINKTRGKG
- a CDS encoding endonuclease, coding for MKLNKQYYFIVLYFIGFMCLCQSSMAAIQNYTEAKYTARRIWQEHRETFYCGCKYNKHGIIDFSSCDFKPKNSRGARYITWEHVVPVSWYGKSLPCWRGEGCTKGKRGRQCCRQKDKKFRQMEADLHNLVPAVEDLNKARQNYRFTDEIVRPSQQFPECGMLIDDEYKQVVPPLHRKGMIARIHLYMSKKYDIPLSKDERKQFLAWHKQYPPSDWEKKWDQKVAAEQGNRNEFIRY
- a CDS encoding Gfo/Idh/MocA family oxidoreductase, with amino-acid sequence MSPIFNSMLATYIENCLAKASIWALANLGKYAIIATNTYLIKKIGSTLSVKYNYSAIQVAVVGCGNWGKNLIRVYHELGALHAVCDASPQKMAQFEESLRIRACSFDELLNSAIDAIVIATPSVTHFELARKALLAKKHVYIEKPITHHPEQILQLQELAAEHNLRLMVGHLLQYHPAFLKLKALNAEGVLGQLQSIHATRLNFGKFPTEQNVLWDYAPHDISMVLGLMQELPTKVFASKENPLSHTTADTTTIHLHFADNKKARVISSWVHPFKEQKLIVTGSKAIVMLDDTQPWEHKLTLLNYPCAWNDGLPQPFQVEKNPIPLLPAEPLKNECEHFLQAILTQSEPLTGAAEALNVTTVLAAAIQSIASEQIITLKEKQQRTAIPEGIYA
- a CDS encoding aminotransferase class I/II-fold pyridoxal phosphate-dependent enzyme → MLKEKIAKIEFIDLHAQRRALKHAIPGVLERVLEHGAFILGPEVQQLEQQLTEYTGAQETITCSDGTDALRLLLMAKNVGPGDAVFVPSFTFASSAEVIAQANATPVFIDVCPTTFNIDPQSLVQAIETLDKKLTPKGIIAVDLFGLPANYPVLHEIAQKHDLWVIADSAQSFGGAYQDKKVGNLAVMTSTSFFPSKPLACYGDGGAIFTNDKEVANTLRSLRNHGCGKHRYDHIHIGMNSRLDSMQAAILLEKLAIFPQERMRREAIACLYSQVLPSDVKTPSVSPDYTHAWGLYSVLCEAQTRDGLMQHLQECGVPSNIYYRKPLHLQPAYAHYPRASEKLAVTERISEQVLSLPMHPYLTDEQVAYVGECVKGYFK
- a CDS encoding protein phosphatase 2C domain-containing protein yields the protein MTIKVKLYEATHIGKRDQNQDFCAYMQTEQASCFVVADGLGGHQRGEIASSFLCKAVMSEVQGSLSVIQNNPEQGIQDFLFKSYEKMRKNILEEFGPLDTHTTFVLAWFNESLLITAHVGDSRIYRVNPETMLWRTPDHTLVQDLFEQGLITEDEIGKHPEQNQLLRTVNLREKPDIDIVIHPPLNRDETLILCTDGFWTDTSITEIVKLANTPDFEAAFQQQIERLSQKPYSDNITLQVIKII